One Nicotiana sylvestris chromosome 12, ASM39365v2, whole genome shotgun sequence genomic window carries:
- the LOC138883874 gene encoding uncharacterized protein codes for MEDHTTLRDDFHFDDMMEVPAQGRAGGIVLLWVTNMVTVTQFRQSTQELHAMIQVNPNHPPWLFSTIYASTKAVNRRELWENLENVSTSYNVPWLVVGDFNDTLRQEEKFGGRRINRSRSTRFWSCVNFCKLIDLGFKGGRYTWSNHRRNNNGLILERLDRCFANEDWLVNYLNVSITHLPKTYSEHNPLLIKTNNIFRQPLNTITKPFRLETYWSSHPEFENIVKESWQHREFAEATEFFTQKVTSRNRDTFGNIFYRKNKILARLNGIQHSQAYTTSTFLQSLEKILTIEYNNIL; via the coding sequence ATGGAAGATCATACAACCCTCAGAGATGATTTCCACTTTGATGACATGATGGAGGTCCCTGCTCAAGGTAGAGCAGGAGGAATTGTTCTCCTTTGGGTTACCAACATGGTGACTGTTACTCAATTCAGACAGTCTACTCAGGAACTACATGCTATGATTCAGGTAAATCCAAATCATCCCCCTTGGTTATTTAGTACCATATATGCTAGTACAAAAGCTGTAAATCGTAGAGAACTTTGGGAAAATTTGGAAAATGTATCTACTAGTTATAATGTCCCTTGGCTAGTTGTGGGGGATTTTAATGATACCCTTAGACAAGAAGAAAAGTTTGGAGGTAGAAGGATCAATAGGTCACGTTCCACTAGATTTTGGTCGTGCGTTAATTTTTGTAAGTTAATTGATTTGGGTTTTAAAGGAGGTCGTTATACTTGGTCTAACCATCGTAGGAATAATAATGGTTTAATTCTTGAAAGATTGGACCGTTGTTTTGCTAATGAAGATTGGCTCGTCAACTATCTTAATGTATCCATCACTCATCTACCAAAAACCTATTCTGAACATAACCCCCTTCTTATTAAAACTAATAATATTTTTAGACAACCTCTTAATACTATTACAAAGCCTTTCCGTCTAGAAACTTACTGGAGTTCTCATCCTGAATTTGAGAATATTGTGAAAGAGAGTTGGCAGCATAGGGAGTTTGCTGAGGCAACTGAATTCTTTACCCAGAAAGTTACCTCCCGGAATAGAGACACATTTGGAAACATCTTCTATAGAAAAAACAAAATATTGGCTAGATTAAATGGTATTCAACATTCACAAGCTTACACCACTAGTACTTTTCTCCAGTCCCTTGAAAAAATCCTTACCATTGAATACAATAACATTCTTTGA